In one window of Chitinophagales bacterium DNA:
- a CDS encoding glutaminyl-peptide cyclotransferase, with product MKRILWSIFTIVVMNACKNNETNITDSSAENTTAINIPANLPYTIVNVYPHDTAAYTQGLEFHNGFLYEGTGLNGESFLRKAELSSSKTLQRVDLAKEYFGEGITILNNKIYQLTWQNHKVFVYDLNTFKQVQELDWAYEGWGLSNNGKQLIITTGSNNIYFVNPENLSIEKTLSVYDNNGPLANLNETELVNGALYANVYQTDRIVRIDTASGAVTAQLDFSNILEKNNQPIYPNRDYLNGIAYDSSKQLMYVTGKKWPALFALKLN from the coding sequence ATGAAGCGCATTTTATGGAGCATATTTACCATAGTGGTAATGAATGCTTGCAAAAACAACGAGACAAATATCACGGATAGTAGTGCAGAAAACACGACTGCTATCAATATACCGGCCAATCTACCTTACACGATTGTAAACGTATATCCGCATGACACTGCAGCATATACACAGGGATTAGAATTTCATAATGGCTTTTTATACGAGGGTACTGGTCTGAATGGCGAAAGCTTTTTACGGAAAGCTGAGTTGAGCTCGAGCAAAACATTGCAGCGCGTTGATTTAGCCAAAGAATACTTTGGAGAAGGGATCACGATACTCAACAATAAAATTTATCAGCTCACCTGGCAGAACCACAAAGTATTTGTGTATGATCTAAATACATTTAAGCAAGTGCAGGAATTAGACTGGGCTTACGAAGGTTGGGGCTTAAGCAATAATGGTAAGCAGTTAATCATAACAACAGGTTCTAACAATATATACTTTGTAAATCCTGAAAACTTATCAATCGAAAAAACGCTGAGTGTGTACGACAACAATGGTCCTTTGGCCAATCTCAACGAAACTGAATTGGTGAATGGTGCATTGTATGCGAATGTGTATCAGACGGACCGAATTGTAAGAATTGATACAGCGAGTGGCGCTGTTACCGCCCAGCTTGATTTCAGTAATATTCTGGAGAAGAACAATCAACCCATTTATCCGAACAGAGATTACCTGAATGGAATTGCCTATGACAGCAGCAAACAGCTCATGTATGTGACTGGGAAAAAATGGCCGGCTTTATTTGCTTTGAAGTTGAACTAA